The Lysobacter sp. genome includes a window with the following:
- the ftsE gene encoding cell division ATP-binding protein FtsE has translation MTVLRFDNVGKQYPSGHRALTDVSFAVNPGEMLFITGHSGAGKSTLLKLIHLSERPSSGAVLFGERNLRKVGGRGVAMHRREVGVVYQDHRLLTDRTAAENVALPLILRGVRRDEIRKRVRSVLDRVGLGARLEALPGQLSAGEQQRVGIARALVGEPQLLVADEPTGNLDPTLSAEIMALFAALHERGTSVLIASHDLGLVKRMRKRVLVLDHGRLLDDIAPEELADG, from the coding sequence ATGACCGTTCTTCGCTTCGACAACGTCGGCAAGCAATACCCCAGCGGACATCGTGCGCTGACGGATGTCTCGTTCGCGGTGAATCCCGGCGAGATGCTGTTCATCACCGGCCACTCCGGCGCCGGCAAAAGCACCCTGCTCAAACTGATCCATCTGTCCGAGCGCCCGAGCAGCGGCGCGGTGCTGTTCGGCGAGCGCAATCTGCGCAAGGTGGGCGGGCGCGGGGTGGCGATGCACCGGCGCGAGGTGGGCGTGGTGTATCAGGATCACCGCCTGCTGACCGACCGCACCGCAGCCGAGAACGTGGCGCTGCCGCTGATCCTGCGCGGCGTGCGCCGCGACGAGATCCGCAAGCGCGTGCGCAGCGTGCTGGACCGCGTCGGCCTGGGCGCACGGCTGGAAGCGCTGCCCGGCCAGCTGTCGGCGGGCGAACAGCAGCGCGTGGGCATCGCCCGGGCATTGGTCGGCGAGCCGCAGCTGCTGGTCGCGGACGAACCCACCGGCAATCTCGATCCCACCCTGTCGGCCGAGATCATGGCGCTGTTCGCGGCGCTTCACGAACGTGGCACCAGCGTGCTGATCGCCAGCCACGACCTGGGCCTGGTCAAACGCATGCGCAAACGGGTGCTGGTGCTGGATCACGGCCGGCTGCTGGACGACATCGCGCCGGAGGAGCTGGCCGATGGCTAA
- a CDS encoding ABC transporter permease — MAKPTAPGATVAKPRSRIAAWAEHHGDSLVASLGRMSGKPWATLLTVGVMAVALALPLGLALVLDNAARLGGNIERAREVTVFLKQDIAVDRARTLAKTLRARADIAGVALRTPDEGLASLRDSGDTDIYADALAAVGGNPLPSVLVVRPRGDERALVAALAALPEADLVQHDAVWRERLDRWLGFGERVAWVLAALLGLGALLVVGNTVRLDIQSRREEIAVLQSLGATDGFIRRPFLYLGACYGLAAGASALGLLTAAEFALRQPLRALADSYGSRFAFSGVEPLHALLVLAVAGALGWLGAGVVTGHFLRQTKV; from the coding sequence ATGGCTAAGCCCACCGCGCCCGGCGCCACCGTCGCCAAACCGCGTTCGCGGATCGCCGCCTGGGCCGAGCACCACGGCGACAGCCTGGTCGCCAGCCTCGGACGGATGTCCGGCAAGCCGTGGGCCACGCTGCTCACCGTCGGGGTGATGGCCGTGGCGCTGGCGCTGCCGCTGGGCCTGGCGCTGGTGTTGGACAACGCTGCACGGCTGGGCGGCAACATCGAGCGCGCCCGCGAAGTCACGGTCTTCCTGAAACAGGACATCGCGGTCGACCGCGCCCGCACGCTGGCGAAGACGCTGCGCGCACGCGCCGACATCGCCGGAGTCGCACTGCGCACGCCGGACGAGGGGCTCGCCAGCCTGCGCGACAGCGGCGACACCGATATCTACGCCGACGCCCTTGCGGCAGTGGGCGGGAATCCGCTGCCGAGCGTGCTGGTCGTGCGTCCCCGCGGCGACGAGCGCGCGCTGGTCGCCGCGCTGGCGGCGCTGCCGGAAGCCGATCTGGTCCAGCACGACGCGGTCTGGCGCGAACGCCTGGACCGCTGGCTCGGTTTCGGCGAGCGCGTGGCTTGGGTGCTGGCGGCGCTGCTGGGGCTGGGCGCGCTGCTGGTGGTCGGCAACACGGTGCGCCTGGACATCCAGTCGCGGCGCGAGGAGATCGCGGTACTGCAGTCGCTGGGCGCCACCGACGGCTTCATCCGCCGGCCGTTCCTGTATCTCGGTGCCTGCTATGGCCTGGCCGCCGGCGCATCGGCGCTGGGGCTGTTGACCGCCGCCGAATTCGCCTTGCGCCAGCCGTTGCGCGCGCTGGCCGACAGTTACGGCAGCCGCTTCGCTTTCTCCGGAGTGGAGCCGCTGCACGCTCTGCTTGTGCTCGCCGTCGCAGGGGCGCTGGGCTGGCTTGGGGCCGGCGTGGTCACCGGACATTTTCTGCGTCAAACTAAGGTTTGA
- the rhlB gene encoding ATP-dependent RNA helicase RhlB yields the protein MSDKPLTDITFSSFELHPALLAGLEAAGFTRCTPIQALTLPVTLPGRDVAGQAQTGTGKTLAFLVTVINRLLSRPALAERKPEDPRALILAPTRELAIQIHKDAVKFGADLGLKFALVYGGVDYDKQRALLQAGADVIIATPGRLIDYVKQHKVVSLHACEVCVLDEADRMFDLGFIKDIRFLLRRMPACTERQTLLFSATLSHRVLELAYEHMNDPEKIVVESEYITNSKVRQLMYYPADDEKIPLLLGLLSRSEGARTMVFVNTKVFVERVARALDRAGYRVGVLSGDVPQKKRESLLKKFQAGQLELLVATDVAARGLHIDGVSHVYNYDLPFDAEDYVHRIGRTARLGAEGDAISFACERYAVSLPDIEAYIEQKIPSEPVTRELMTSLPRPERERQAVVEGEEGDNDDSLSTIFREAREAREADRTGGRTGGARSGSGGRSGSGGPGGRSSGPRSGGPRSGSPGSSGSGSGERRERTPRPPREGDAAPKPAVAQVAAAAAIPNAADGERGPRKPRRRRGGKRIDGGGENTNPVSQAVRALETPAPVSVGGTSAGGMPPAKSAGESKPSLFSRLGNKLKSLVIKPPRSQH from the coding sequence ATGAGCGATAAACCCCTAACCGACATCACCTTTTCCTCCTTCGAGCTGCATCCGGCGCTGTTGGCCGGGCTCGAAGCCGCGGGCTTCACCCGCTGCACGCCCATCCAGGCCCTGACCCTGCCGGTGACCTTGCCCGGCCGCGATGTCGCCGGACAGGCCCAGACCGGTACCGGCAAGACCCTCGCCTTTCTGGTGACGGTCATCAATCGCCTGCTGTCGCGTCCGGCACTGGCCGAACGCAAGCCGGAAGATCCCCGCGCGCTGATCCTCGCCCCGACCCGCGAACTGGCGATCCAGATCCACAAGGATGCCGTGAAGTTCGGCGCCGATCTGGGCCTGAAGTTCGCGCTGGTCTACGGCGGCGTGGACTACGACAAGCAGCGCGCCCTGCTGCAGGCCGGCGCCGATGTGATCATCGCCACGCCGGGCCGGCTGATCGACTACGTCAAACAGCACAAGGTCGTCAGCCTGCACGCCTGCGAAGTCTGCGTGCTGGACGAGGCCGACCGCATGTTCGACCTCGGCTTCATCAAGGACATCCGCTTCCTGCTGCGGCGCATGCCGGCCTGCACCGAGCGCCAGACCCTGCTGTTCTCGGCCACTCTCAGCCACCGCGTGCTGGAGCTGGCCTACGAGCACATGAACGATCCGGAAAAGATCGTCGTCGAGAGCGAGTACATCACCAACTCGAAAGTCCGGCAGCTGATGTACTACCCGGCCGACGACGAGAAGATCCCGCTGCTGCTGGGCCTGCTGTCGCGCAGCGAGGGCGCCCGGACGATGGTGTTCGTGAACACCAAGGTCTTCGTGGAACGCGTCGCCCGCGCGCTGGATCGCGCCGGTTACCGGGTCGGCGTGCTCAGCGGCGACGTGCCGCAGAAGAAGCGCGAATCGCTGCTGAAGAAATTCCAGGCCGGCCAGCTCGAACTGCTGGTGGCCACCGATGTGGCCGCGCGCGGTCTGCACATCGATGGCGTCAGCCACGTCTACAACTACGACCTGCCGTTCGATGCCGAGGACTACGTCCACCGCATCGGCCGCACCGCCCGTCTGGGTGCGGAAGGCGACGCGATCAGCTTCGCCTGCGAGCGCTACGCGGTGTCGCTGCCCGATATCGAGGCCTACATCGAGCAGAAGATTCCGTCAGAGCCGGTCACCCGCGAACTGATGACCTCGCTGCCGCGCCCGGAGCGCGAGCGTCAGGCGGTGGTGGAAGGCGAAGAAGGCGACAACGACGACAGCCTCAGCACGATCTTCCGCGAAGCGCGTGAAGCGCGCGAGGCCGACCGGACGGGCGGACGCACGGGTGGCGCGCGCAGCGGCAGCGGTGGTCGCAGCGGTAGCGGCGGCCCGGGCGGTCGTTCCAGCGGACCACGCTCCGGTGGTCCACGCTCCGGCAGCCCGGGTTCCAGTGGTTCAGGCAGCGGCGAACGTCGCGAGCGCACCCCGCGTCCGCCGCGCGAAGGCGATGCCGCGCCGAAGCCGGCAGTGGCGCAGGTCGCGGCAGCCGCCGCCATCCCGAACGCAGCGGACGGCGAGCGCGGTCCGCGCAAACCGCGCAGGCGTCGCGGCGGCAAGCGGATCGACGGTGGTGGCGAGAATACGAACCCCGTCAGCCAAGCGGTCCGCGCGCTGGAGACCCCGGCGCCGGTTTCGGTGGGCGGCACCTCGGCGGGCGGCATGCCGCCCGCGAAGTCTGCCGGCGAATCCAAACCGTCGCTGTTCTCGCGCCTCGGCAACAAACTGAAATCGCTGGTGATCAAGCCGCCGCGTTCGCAGCACTGA